CACGTCCCCTGGCAGCCCCTTGCTCCTGGCTCTCACCAGCGGAGCAGCACAGCACCCTGGGGCCTCGTCCATCACCCTGCAGCTTTCCATGGCGTGGTATCGCATAGCCACCATGCTCCTGCATCCTGGCCCTGGCACTGTTTGCCATCACTGGGCACAAGGATTGTGTACAGGCAGCACTGATTTCCTGCCCGCCTCCGGGATGAAGGCAGAGGATGAGGGAGCTGTGCTCCCGCTGGGTGCCAGAGACTGGCACGCTCCTGGGCTGGCACCCTCCTCTGCCGCTCGCTGCGGCGTCGGCAGCACAGGGTGCGCAGGAGCCTGGGTACGTTGTAATGTGATCGGGGAGGAAACACGCCACGTAATTGCAGTAATTCCGGAAGGAGCCACtataatttcttttgcaaatggcAACTGGTATAGGAATGGGGGATgaaaggctgcagcagaggctgtCTGCTGGGTGATGCATCCATGCGAGCGACCGGGGTGGGTGACAGGACCCACTCCCCGGCTGCAGACTGAGCTCCGGTGCTTTCCTTGCATTGATAACAACTTTACTGCTGATGGGGACAGAGCAGCCCCGGCTGCTGCGCAGCGCCAGggtccccagcagcctggccGTGCCCTTGCCCTCCGTCCTGCCTGGCACTGGCCTCCCTCGGGAGCCGAGCATCGGTGCCCCTGTCCTTTGCGCGGGGGGGGTCCCTTGGGGCTGGGATGGACCTGGGAGACAGCCACGGCCGGGAGCCCTCTGCAGCgctgcaggaggagctgtgCCTGCCTTGTCCTGCCTTGTCGTGCCGGGAGGGGacaccccaccagccccacgttGCGGACACCACCTCCCGGCGCCTGGCCCGGCTCCTGCCTCACTATCACCTTTTGCTTCACTTGCAGGAGCCTGATGCCGCGAACGCTCGACAGCCAGATCACGGTGGAGAAGACCCCCAGCTACTTTGTCACCAAGGAGGCACCACGGCGGATCTTCAACATGTCCCGGGACACGAAGCTGATCGTGGTGGTGAGGAACCCGGTCACGCGGGCCATCTCGGACTACACGCAGACGCTCTCCAAGAAGCCGGACATCCCCACCTTCGAGGGGCTGTCCTTCCGCAACCgcagcctggggctggtggaCACCTCCTGGAACGCCATCCGCATCGGGATGTACGCCGTGCACCTGGAGAGCTGGCTGCAATACTTCCCCCTCTCCCAGATCCACTTTGTCAGCGGGGAGAAGCTGATCACGGACCCAGCCGGGGAGATGGGCAAAGTCCAGGACTTCCTGGGCATCAAACGGGTTATCACGGACAAGCACTTCTACTTCAACAAGACAAAAGGCTTTCCTTGCCTGAAAAAGTCGGAGAGCAGCGGCTTGCCTCGCTGCCTGGGCAAGTCCAAAGGCAGGACTCATGTGCAGATAGACCCCGAGGTGATCGAGCAGCTTCGGGACTTTTATAGACCTTATAATATCAAATTCTATGAAACAGTCGGGCAGGACTTCAGGTGGGAATAAGTGTCTGGGAGTAGAGCTGCGGTGACATGAGGCTGCAGTCTTCCATGAGGGGGGTCCCAGGAGGGCTAGAGCCAGGACCCCCCGGCCAGCCTGTCCTGCCCAGAATCCATGAGCAGAGGCAGATGGGGGGCTTCCCTGGCCCTTGGGAGGCCGGGATGCTCCAGGGCCAGCCAAGACAGGGGAAGACACAGAGTCCTGCCACAGCCACTGGGGGATGCGTGCCCAGCGGGCATTGCCCATCCCGGCAGTGCTGTGGCTTGTGCCATGGGGTCGCATTTGATTTTACTGCCACGTGGTCCCTGAGGCCACAGTGATGGCCCTGTCCTGCAGCCTATGTGCAGGCTGCTCCAAAGCACGTCCCTCCTCTGCGTCCCAAAGCAAATGGGCGCTCCTGGACACCCCCAACTGCGGGCAGCGGCCACGGGGCTGTCCCTTGGTGCCACGTCCCACCACGGtgctggagcgggcagagctcTGGCCGTTCCGCTTTGCCTTCGTCACTTAAGCGCAGTGTGTAACCATGAGGACAGTGAGATGTATCTGCTTGAAAAAGAAGTCTATGAAAAATGTTGTACCGATATTTTGTCCTGTGAATAAAGCACAGAATCCTGCTGTTACGGGTATTTTAGTGGCACTAGTTTCCTTGTTCAGCATGTGATCCCTTTGTGTAAATAAAAGCGGCTACCACCGGTCCGTATGCATGGGCTTTTCTTAGGGCAAGGCTGGGCAGCCCCGTGCTGCTGGGGGCCGTGCAAAGCCCCACTGCACCCGTGGGTCAGGCGAGGCGGCAGGCACGGGGCTCGGGCAGGACGGCGGATCAGCCCGGCACAGCGAGGAGGGGACCTGTGGCACAGCCCTTCACAGGGGTGACGGCACCGCTCCGGAGTGATGGAGGACCCCGGGGTTaatgctgcctcctgccaggcGCAGGGGCGGACGCTGCATTAAACGCAAGCAGCAGTAATTTATGGTTGAATTTAATGGGCTGTTCTATAGGAGCCCACAATTACATTGAAATGTCAAGTGCTGCATGCTTTGCTAGAtggcccccccccggcctgtGCACACCTCCCGGTGCATTAGTCATGGTTGTCCTTTGATTTACTTCCCCAGCGGCTGCAGCTGACCCGGGTGAGGTGCTGCACCGCGGGCaggctctgcaggcagggacaggcagccctggcagatgccctcccctcccaccctgccTCACCTGCAcgaagcagagcagcagccgCAGCACCTGCAACCAGGTGCTGGGGACATGCCTCAACGCACATGTGCCCCGGGGAAGCTCCTACGGGATCTCACCCAGCCACAggagccaggagctgcagcaccttcccaagcagggctggagcagacCCTCCCCGCTGCACCCCAGCCCTGGTCCCCGCGGGTCCTTGCGGGAGGGTCCCCGGTCCCCACCCTCAGCACCAGCCCAGCCGCTGGTCCCCGAACCCCTCCAAGCCCCACAGCAGTGCAGTATTGGGTGGTACACAGGCAGGTGCCCCTCGCCCCAGCCAGGTCAGCCCCCTCGCTGCCCCTCCTGCGAGCACTGCACCGCTCCCCGCGTCTCTCTGAGCCGATCCTGGGACCAGCCACCCTCTGACTGCTGGCGCGTTCGGGGACAGGGAATTCTCCCAGCTCAGCATCCTGCCTAGAGCCGAGATTGATGGGCTGCATCCTCGGGCGCTCAGAGGCGGGTGCAGCATCGCTGTGCTCCTGGCTCAGCACTGTTGTGCTCCCAGCTCAGCACCGCTGCGGGTCCAGCTCAGCACCTCGTGAGCAGCTGGGGGGCCTGTGGGTCCAAACAGCTCCCACGGGGCTCAGCCATGGGGATGAGCCGCTGGGCACCACATGGGCACGGCCAGGCAGCGTGGGGTCCCAGCCTGCCATGGCAGTGCCCGCTCTGTGGATGCACACACGTAGCCCCATCCTATCCTGCAGCAATCCATCTTACGAGCCTGTTAGCAGGCCCTGTAATGAGCACCACTGTTCATGAATATCAATAACGGTTCTTGTTGGAGTGGTGTTATTTGCCTTTCCGAGTGCTGGACTGTTTGAATCATCTATTGATTTTTGTAGTAAATCTCAGGCATTTCTGTCAAAGGTTGCAATTTACCACTAGCATCTAAATCACAGCCCAAGCCTTCAGCCTCTCCCCCGTGCCCACACAAACCCGTCTCCGTGCCATTCTGCAGCCAggctctccctgctgcagggagcagcccaggagcagctggatGGGCCAGGAGGCTCCCACCACGTTTGCCAGCACAGCGTGGGTGCCACAGCGGGGCTGGTGCTTAGGTGTTAGATTCCCCACATGCTCACTGGCAGAACAGCCCAGGGTATGGCAGGACAGGGACAAAACCCCCTTCCCAGGGCCCCTCCGCCAGCTGCCagtgcagagctgggcacagcAAGGAGGATTCCTGGCCAGCCCCACTCAGATTCATCCCCCGGCAGCACCAGGGCCATGGGGAAAGGGCCTGGGGAGAGTGGCAAAAGGGCCAGGGGGGTCCTCCCAGGTTGGCTGCGACCCAGGAGGGCACGCTGTCACCCCACGGTGTGGGGGACACAGGCACCCCCAGACCTGGTGACTCACAGGGGCATGTTTCACTCTGAAAcctgtgctttctgctgggGCTGCACCAGGCAGATGCAGCGCAGGGGGATCGGCCCGAGCCCAGCCCGAGGAGCCCCTTGGCTCCGCGCACCTCAGGGACACGCTGGCACGGGGGCTGTGACAAGTGCCCAGGAAAGGGGACACGCCTGGATGGGACCAGGGGCTCAGTTTGAGACAAGGCTGCTCCCCCCACCTCGCGCTCCGGTGCTCCGTGCATGTACCGCAGGCTTCCCTGGGGAGGGGTCAGCTGCGGGGCTGCTGGAGACCCCAGGCGATTTGGTGATACGTCCGGAGCCCCGTGCCGGCAGGACCAGGGCACAGGTGACTGCGGGGAGCCACGGCCCCAGGCAACCTCTGTCCTCTGGCACGGGGCTGGAGGATGCTTTGGAGCGATGGATGGTGGCTGTGTGGGGATGCAACACAACCACGGACCAGTTTAAGAGGCCTTACTGGCAGTGATTACTGTCCAGTGAGCTCTAATAGGAAAAAATTGGAGGTAATTAATGGAGATCTAATAGATCCCTATCTGCATCTCTTCCACTATcatccagcagcagccacaggagCTGCGGGGGGACCCAGCAGCGAGGGTACCCAGAGCCAGCTGTGGGCAGGcggagggagagcaggggatTAACAGCCGTCTACAGGAAGATGGGATATTTTCTTGtatgatttttcctttaaaggagaaaaacattcaCAGCGAGACTCACAAATCCCAGCCTCGCAGTAGAAAAGCCATTTCCAATCCACTCTAAGGAGGCAGAAGGTGCCGGGTTAGATTGATCCCCCTGACAATACTGTATTAGTGGGAAATTAGAGCTGGAGCCTGAGGAAACCGCTGCAATATCAAACAATTACTTTACATTTGTCCTTACAAACGGAGGGAGCAGAAATGTGCTTAAATCAAGTATTAGATTTCCAAAGGGTAAGCAAATGAGGGCTCAGGAAGGGCTGTACTGAAAATGCTTATCACATTAGGAGCTCTTAAAACATGGCTTAAAAAGCCTCAGAGTAGATGATCTGCATTCTGAAGAGGCAGGGCGGGGGGTTGGTAAGGACATCGGGCAGCACTGGTTTGGTGACGCCGATGCCGAGCAGAGGGGCTGCCAGAGGGAGCTCCCCCCGCTTGGCCAGCCCGGGTCCTCCCCACCGTGAAtgcccccagcctgggggacgtggggggcCAGAGCCACTGCTCTGGCCACGAGAGCCAGCTCAAGGGTCCAGGGTCCCCAAAACGCCGCTTCCTGACTCCCGCAAGCCACGTGCCATCCCCGCCTCGCCGCCCCAGCCTCCGCACAGGCAGGGGCCACACAGCCTCCAGGTGGGCAGAGGGTCTGGGGGAGCAGCCCGGGTTCCCTGCGAGCCGGTGGGCAGGCAGAACCAGCGGGCAGGGCTGCGGTGCTGCCCTCGCTCTAGGGACAGGCGCTCACATCCGCGCTGCAAACAAGCAACACGTCTGCTGAGTGCGGGTCCTGCTCCAGCCACTGCCCCCCGAGCACGGAAGCTCTCGGTGAGCACCACGATGCGTCGCTGGCCTCCTCCCCCCGTGAGCCCCAAAACACTGGCCAGTCCCGCCAGACGCAACAGCGCGATGTCAAGCAGACCGGTTTAGCTGGACTAATCCCCTCCCAGTGGCTAAATCTGCTCAGAGCTCTGGCTTTGCGGGCACGGCGAGATCCGGCCGAGGCACACAGGACCGCGgtcagggagggaggagagacgTTGGGTGAAAGGGTGCGACTGGCTCGAGGTCCAGCCATAGTGTGTGTGGCAACACCTAAGCCAGAGGGTGGCTTCCAGCCGCCCAGGGAGGGGGGCTCTGGTGCAGCAGGGGTTTGCAGCGATGCTCGGCGTGCAGGAATTGCCACCGtcacctgcaaggagcaggaggGCCCCGGTGCAGGGCCGTGCCTGCATCCCTGGAGGAGCAGGAGTGTCAGGAGACGCAGGCTGTGCTCTTCCGTGGCTGCCGTCGGTGGCCATTCAGGTCCGCTCACAAAGCACACAGTACGGCCCTGAGCGGGAGTGAGACCCATGGTGCAATTACAGGGAATTGGCTTTGTGAAAAGTGTGTCCTACATTATCCAGCTGCCACCCTGAGCAGCTCCCACACCGTTAAATGGCTGTAACAGTCAGGAGGAAAACGCTTTCTTTAAGTGCGAACTTTATAAGCCAGCATGTAAATTGTAACGACTACTGTGTAATTTTTACTGGCCTGGAAGGTACGCGATTTAAGGCAACTGTTTCTTCGCAAAAGGTGATGGAGCCTTGCTAGAGGGTACTGCAAAGCCTTGATGAAAGTGTCCAAAGACAGGATGACAAGGGGACTTTTTGCTGACCTGATTAACGTGTGTGCCAAGTTCAAAGTGCTGAACCCCACTTGCCCGCAGAGGAGGGCTGGGCTTCAGTACCAGGACGCCAGAACTGGAGCTGAGCGTGCAGGGACGCAGCAATGCCCTGCAGCCGTGCGGGTGGCCGGaccctgccctggggctgggcacATGACGTGCAGGCTGCTGGGGTGACCCACGGGATTCGTGTCCCACCAGCGaagctggcagcacaggcacaGGGCGCTGGCTATGTCAGGGGGGCCAAGAGACACTTGGCGCTGATCAGCAGGAGGGTGCACGCGACCGTGCGAAGCCATCCCTGGTGCAGCACATCCCGTGGCCTCGGCTGCCCCAGCGGCACGGCCACAGCCGTTGCGTGCAACATGTTTTGATCGGTTCACTCAGGCTTGAACCCCAGAGAGCAGCTGTTTAATATTTATCAGCTCATAAATACTTAAACATAATGAATGCGACCTAAGTGGTCCCTGATCCTGTTCATGCTGAAGAGCTCTTGAGATGCGCTCGGTCAAGGGAAACCTTCCCAGGGCCTATTTACATCGCTGGCAAGTGCAGGGCAAGTGCCCTGCCCTGCGGAGAGCACAGCCGCCGGCACGTCCCCAGGAGCCGCAGCACTGCTCCTGCCCGGCAGCAGCCTCTCCTCCCCTAAACGGCCCTGAacgccccctccccggggggaCCATCCCAGGACCCCCCGGTCAGAGATGTTAACTTCGATTTAGCATCTCTGTTAGTTATTTACCTTCCCTGTCTCTTGATGAGCAGACCCTGACCCCAGGCGTGAGCCACCCTGGGAGCACTGCAGTTATTCTCTACTAGCAGGCAAGTGCCCAGAGGCCCCGGCCAGGAGGAACTCCACACCAGCAAGCTTGCACTGCGGCGCTCGACCAGCACGTTAAATTAAGCCCAAGTATTTCTGGTTGCATAAGGAGCATCATTCATCTGACCAAGGTGGGATCACAGCACTGTGAGCACCGAGAAAATTTGATTAACTTCTTATTAATGAATATAATTCAGTTTCACTGCTGGCTCCATGCTTATTGGCAGCAGTGGGATGGAGAATGCAAGCAAGCCCTGGGAGTGGTGGGCGGGGGCAGCCCTGCAGTgggggagccccagccctgtcccccctcTGCAATGCTCCAGAGCTGGACCCCCGGCTGGTGTTGGCTGCTACAATCCCCCGCGCCACGGCTGTGCCTCTGCACTGAGCTACTCGCATTTCTAAGACAGCCTCTCCCTCCACCCAACACAGAGCTGAGCAGCAAATAAATACGATCATTAACAGAAACCTCTAACCCCTTGGAAATGATTAAGGCTCAGGAAGAGCTGGGATGCTGATACATTCAAGTAGGTCAAGTTTCCTCCTATTATTTTATCAGGCTGCAGCAAGGGACAGAAACGTGCTGTTGGCTGAACCCCCAGGCTCTGCCACCGCTGCCCAGGACGGGTACAGCTGCGACATCACCCAGCAATGCTGGCACCCGCCTGCCTGGGCAGCACAGAGGCAGGGCAGACACAAAAGACGGGCTGCCTGGGGTGCCAGCTCTGCGCCCACAGTGACCCCGGGGCCGGCAGACATCCCTCCGCAGCACGGGTCCCACGCACAGGCTGTGGGAGCTGCACCCCGCTGCCTggcctccccttccccagcgggaaccctccagcctctcccagcAAAGGTGTCTCCGCCGAGCTCCCAGGAACCACTAGCCTCCGACCCCCagatttgctttccttcctcccagccccactctcCTGCCCATGGGCACTCAGAgaggggcaggcagctgcccacgGGCACCGAGTCCCCACGGCCgccccctgcctgcctgcagcacaagGGGGGTGACAAGCTGGGCAAAGGAGGAGCTGACGTCTGTCCCTGaggctgccagcccagctgctgctgccagcccgTCCGCCTGCTCTCCCGGTGACTTGCCACCGCGCACAACTGATTAACACgtttaatttgctttgaaagtTTTCCAAGTTCTTCTACAAGCTCTGCTCAGTGCTCCAGCGAACAGGAGCATGTAGAAATGAGAGGAGCTGATGGTATCAATACTGCGCTGAAGTCCAGGCATCACTGCATAATTCATTACCTGACAGCTAATTAGCCGGCAGGTCCAATTAGGGTGACTCCTCTGCAGCCAGGGCTCAGGGCACAGGGAGGGGGGCTGACACTTGCTGGCACGCAGGCGGCCGTGCCGGTGGTTTGCAGGGCCCAGCGAGGATGTCAGCTGCCACGTGAAACTGCTGCCAACAGATGGTGGCGGGTGCCGTGCGCGGTGCACAGCGATGGCTGCGAAAGCGCCTGTCAAAAGCACTTTTGCACCGACTGAGGAATGATGCTCCTTACATCCCTGCAGGACCACGGATTCCTGCAGCAGCCCCGAGGGCCCCGACGGCACAGCGTGGTAGGAGGGCAGCCAGAAATGGGGGGAAGTGCCAGACGCCCCGGGGAAGGGCACATCTTACCGGGGCACTTGGGCAACGCTGCTGCCGACGCAGAGCCCTGCTCGTCCGCAGGACCGGTCCCCAGCTCACCCGGCagaggctggcagcagcagccgcggcgtgcagcggcgggcagGCTGTCTGCGGGACTGCTGCTGCCGGCCTGGGGTGGCTGCCAGCTCcgaggagggaaaggaaagctggTTTGGGGCTCACGCCGCATGGCGCTGGGTCCCCGGCCGCTCCTGAGCCACGGCATCAGGCAGGTCCACGCTGGCACTGGCAGGGTCGGCGCAGCTCCCCGCTAACCgcagccagctcctgcagcgAGCACAGCCGTGAGGACAGCAGCCCTGGCTCCTGCACGCTCCAGTGGCTGGCGATAAGGACGGCTTAGGTATAAATATTTACCCAGTGACTGAATGGATTCAGCTGAGTTCATTCCTATTAGAGGATGTGTTAGTAATTATCTGAAGACGCGTTATTACCTGGGGACCTATAATCTGCCACAGTAATGAGTTCAAGTGGCTCATGTGGCATAATAAGCAGGAAAGAGAAGGTGGGAAGGGGCCTGCTGCCATCCGCagcaagggcagggcagggctcaAGGACAGCCGAGTCGCTCGGTTTCGGGGAGCTGCCGCTGCCGCAGCCCCGCAGCTGTGGGACACAAAGCCGCCGCTTCGCCGCCCTGAGCAGCGGGTCAAGGGCGAGCCCGGGCAGGGTCCAGGCAGAGCTCA
This sequence is a window from Buteo buteo chromosome 27, bButBut1.hap1.1, whole genome shotgun sequence. Protein-coding genes within it:
- the HS3ST2 gene encoding heparan sulfate glucosamine 3-O-sulfotransferase 2 codes for the protein MAHRAPSGRAPAAAPAPSRRLARRVLVLFTLSLSCSYLCYSLLCCCGGGGGGPAAPRARCAPSRAAAAAKKLLQKSRPCGRPPPAEPPGSAAPARRPREPPAPPAGSPPGPARPGAKRLPQAIVVGVKKGGTRAVLEFIRVHPDVRALGTEPHFFDRNYDRGLEWYRSLMPRTLDSQITVEKTPSYFVTKEAPRRIFNMSRDTKLIVVVRNPVTRAISDYTQTLSKKPDIPTFEGLSFRNRSLGLVDTSWNAIRIGMYAVHLESWLQYFPLSQIHFVSGEKLITDPAGEMGKVQDFLGIKRVITDKHFYFNKTKGFPCLKKSESSGLPRCLGKSKGRTHVQIDPEVIEQLRDFYRPYNIKFYETVGQDFRWE